A window from Musa acuminata AAA Group cultivar baxijiao chromosome BXJ3-10, Cavendish_Baxijiao_AAA, whole genome shotgun sequence encodes these proteins:
- the LOC135583789 gene encoding B-box zinc finger protein 22-like yields MKIQCDVCERATAAVLCCADEAALCWGCDEKVHAANKLAGMHQRVPLLLPANSSSSSSHIPSCDICQEKAGYFFCLEDRAMLCRQCDVTIHTASPYVSSHRRFLITGVRVGLQDKITSNSNNGSSCSNSSNSTLRSAVSIDSIADKMVVEEGVKSQWPWHELLDSLEFDQRYRLSNPGSFS; encoded by the exons ATGAAGATACAGTGCGACGTGTGCGAGAGGGCGACGGCGGCAGTGCTGTGCTGCGCCGACGAGGCCGCGCTCTGCTGGGGTTGTGACGAGAAGGTGCACGCCGCCAACAAACTCGCCGGAATGCACCAGCGAGTCCCCCTCCTGCTCCCCGCCAATTCCAGCTCTTCTTCTTCGCATATCCCCTCCTGTGATATCTGTCAG GagaaagctgggtacttcttctgCTTGGAGGACCGTGCTATGCTCTGTCGGCAGTGCGATGTCACCATCCACACAGCCAGTCCATATGTGTCTTCGCATCGACGGTTTCTGATCACTGGTGTGAGGGTTGGACTTCAAGATAAAATTACCAGCAATAGTAACAACGGTAGCAGTTGCAGCAATAGCAGCAACAGCACTCTCAGATCTGCGGTGTCCATTGATTCAATTGCCGATAAGATGGTCGTGGAGGAAGGTGTTAAGTCACAATGGCCTTGGCATGAGCTTCTTGATAGTTTGGAGTTCGATCAGCGATATCGGCTGTCCAATCCAGGTTCTTTCAGCTAA